In Methylobacterium sp. WL1, the sequence GTCGCGCCGCGACCGCACGCCGGTCATTCCGCGCGGACCGACCCGCAGGATAACCCGCTCTCAACGCAGGATTTCATCCGCTGAGCGGGGCTTCCGGACCGGCTATCCCCGGCAACACCTATCTTCATTCCGACAGGTCTCGGGCGGACTGGGAATAGGAAGATAGGCTTGTGCGCGGTATGGCTCGACAGCAACTGTCAATCCCGAATGCAGCATCGAACCGAGCTGATCTTCATAGGCCGAAAACGGGATCTTGAATGCTGCACAAATACAAATCTTGACAGCAGCGCAACCACGTACGTAATGTTTCCACAGTGTTAAATTTAGGAAAAATAGCTGAGTAGGTTGCCCGTCCACTCGGGTGGCTGACGCGACGTAGGCAAGTTCTCTTGTGCTGCGATGGATCAATCGCGCCCTGCTGCAAGTCTGGGGAAACATTCATGGTCGACTTGACCGGTTATAAACTAACCTTCGACGAAGAGTTTAACACCCGGAGCATTTCACAGACTGGCGCGGGGACCACCTGGGCCGATATCCGCGCGCAAGACCGTGGTGACGCGAATGCCGATGTCGGGTTCGGCCACTCGTCCTTCGTGGACAAGGGGTCTGGCTACGACCCGTTTCAGCTCCAGGACGGCGCCCTGTCGATCACGGCGGTCCCGGACAGGACTTCGTCCGGCGTGCCGGGCAGCTGGGAATCCGGCCTGCTGACGACCCAGGGCAATTTCTCGCAGACCTACGGGTATTTCGAAGTCCGGGCCGACTTCTCCGAGCAGGTCGGCGCCTGGGACGCGTTCTGGCTGCTGCCCAACCAGCAGAAGGCCGACCCCTACAACGCGGGCCAGCACCAGGAGCTTGACGTCGTCGAGCGCTACGGCGACGGGCCGAGCACCGTCTACAGCACGATCCACACGACGGATCAGACGCCGAACATCCCCTGGCAGCAGAACCGCCAGGTCACGAGCGTAATGCCGGACCAGACCGGCTATCATACCTACGGCATGAACTGGCAGGCCGACCGGATCAGCTTCTACGTGGACGGCCAGATGACCGGCTCGCAGGCGACGCCGTCGGATCTGCACAGCCCGATGTACATGCTGGTGAACCTGGCCACCCAGGGGGGCGGCAGCAACAACGCCGATCTCGCCGGCGTGCCGATCAGCTCGAAGATCGACTACGTCCGAGCCTATTCGAACGATCCGACCGCAGCCGCCGTGAAGCGCGACACCGTGTCGAGCCCCGACGGCCGGGATCCGGGCCTGTACGGCGCCGCCGCGGCAACCTCGACGAACACGACGACAGCCGCCGCGACCACGGCAAGCGCGGAGAGGGGCACGACGACCACGGCCACGAGCGTGGCTTCGTCGGCAGCGTCGGCCACCAAGCCGGCGACCGGTTCGACCACCGGGACGGCATCAGGAACAACCAACCCGACGAACGGCTCGGCCGCCGCGCCGACGACGAGTTCCACGGTCACGATTGCCGCGACCCCCAAGCCCACCGTCTCGACGGCGCCGACCGGGGCTGCCTCCCCGTCGAGCGTCAGCCCGAACGGAGGCGTGTCCCCCGCCGCCGCACCGACACCGGCCGCTCCGACGACGGGGTCCGGCGCCTCCAGGCCGTCAGCCGTTCAGAACCCGCCTGTCGGCGCGTCTTCGGGCTCGACCAACGCCACGCCGGGAACGAGCGCGCCCACCGCCAGCGCTGCGCCCACGACGGCCTCATCGACGGTCCCTGCCGCAAGCACGACCCCCACGACGGCGCAAAGCAGCGCCCCGGTCGCATCGACCGGCACTGCTCCGAGCGCGACCGGCAGCGGTGCGAACGGTGCAACGCAGGCGTCCACCGCGAGCGCGACGCCGCCGGCTGCAACCTCCACGACGAGTGCGAGCGGCTCGGCGACTCCGACCACGGGTTCCACCGCCGCGTCTGCGCCGGCCAGCACCGGGAGCGGAACCGGCCCGGCAGGCGGCAGTGCGACGACGGGGTCCCCTTCGACCACCCTCAGCGCAGCACCTGCCGCGCCGACGCCGAATGCCGCCGGCACGACGCCCTCGACGGTGACCGCCAGCGCGCCGACCAGTGCCGCTTCCAGCGCGGTGAGCAGCACGAGCGGCGGATCGCACACGACCGCGAGCGCGCCGTCCCAGACCGCCGCGGAGACGACTCACTCGGGTGGTGCGACCCATTCGGGCGGTGCGACTCTTGCGGCCACGGGTTCGGCTCCCCCTCCGACCACCGTCGGCGCAGCGCCTCAGGCCCCTGCCCCGACGACGAACTCCGCGGGGACGGCGAATCTGTCCGCGTCCCCCGTGTCGGGTCAGTCCGCGGCCGCCTCGACAACGCCGGCAAACGGCATGGCCCACACGCCGACCGCAGGACCGAGCGCGGCGGCCCCGGCGGCCCTCGACACAACGGCGGTGACGACCCCGCCCGGTGGGTCCGGCGCAAACGGTGTCGCGAGCCCGGCAAGCGTAGTCCCGGTGGCGAGCAGCGCCACCGTGCAGCCGGCCATGGCCACCGCTCCGACCAACCCGGCCTCGACGGTGGCACCCGGCTCCGGCGGTACGGCGCGGCCGGTGCTGGGCAGCGCAACCCGTTCTCCCGCCGGCACGCAGAACCCGTACCCGCCGACCGGCAACCCGATCGCCGCCGCGCCGACGGCCCCCATCAATCCGGGCAGCGTAACGAGCGCGTCCCCAGCCGCATCCGCGGGCGCCACGAGCCCGCAGGGTCCCGCCGTCCCGGCGGTGAGCAAGGCTCCCACCTATGAGACGTTCTCCGTCCCCGAGAGCCAGCGGAAAGCCGCGATCGCCCTGATGGCCAAGATCAACAAGGGCGAAGCCAGCGCACCCGCGACCACCGACTGGTTCACCAAACTGTCCAACATCCTGATGCATCTCTGGTAGGCGCAGCTTTCGAACGCGGTTTCTGAAGGCGCCTGCGAGCGCGGGCCGCTTCGCTCACCGGGACCTGCGGATGTCCGCAGCCGGCGGGATGGTGCGTGGTGTGGCCCGGAGGGTCGCGCCCGGCGCCTGCCGGCACCCGTTGCCTCCCGGTACGAGACGGTCGCCGGCGGTTGATCCACCGGGCGGCCGCTGCTCGATGTTGCCGCGCGGCAAACCGCGAAACGGCAGTCCGGCGCAATGCCACGGCCTCGACGCATCGTTCTGGCTTGCGCCGAGCCGGCATCCACGTGGCTGGCGAGCGCTCGGGCTGGAGCGGGTCCGCTGCGAGGGGACGCCGCGACTCGGGCCCACCTGTGCCGGGCGCGATCCGGGACGCGGATACGCCAGCCGCCTCCCGGCAGCGGATCGGCTCCGTTCCGATCCGTCGAGCGGCACGGGCTAGCTCACGACGCGGCCTCCCTCGCCAGCATCGGCCGCGCGCCGCGTCCCGAGGCACCTCCTGGCGGCCGCGGTACTCGACACGGTCGCGCCACCGGATCGGACGGGGGCACGCGTCGACGATGGGATGCGGCGTCTCGAATGCAATAACGGCGACCTGCCCGCTCAGTATGGCGGTCGTTCTCCCATCGGGATAGCCGGGCCTGGCGAGCCACCCCGCGTCCGGGCTTCAAGATTGGCATTTCACATTCGGTAATCAATTCAAACGAAGCCGATCGTTTCCGCGGCGCGAATGCCGATTATCAGTAGAAATCCGCTCTGATGGCCCGCCTTTTGAAGTCGGCGCGCGCACGGCCTGTGGTATCCATTGCAAACCGGCGGCCGAATCGGGTTTGTCCTGCGCAGAGACACCGCGGCATCGCGGGGCGCGCGACACCTGAGGAGGGTGGTCGCGGCTTGGATCGATCAGTTGGCCCGGTCGGCGCAGTGACCGGAGGCGTATCGACGATGATGATCGCTATTCCCGCCTTGCTGATGGGAGCGACCCTGTCGGTGCCGGTCGCGGACCGCGTGCCGGTCTTCGATGTCGGGCCGGGGTGCCGGGCGGCCACCACGCTGATGACCCTCGATCCCAGGCGGCAGAAACTCTGCCTCGACGATGAGGCGTCGGCACGCGCGCAGGTCGCCCAGAAATGGTCGCGCTATGCGGCCGTCGACCGGACGCGCTGCACCGCGGAGGCCCAGCTGGATGGGCTGCCGAGCTACGTCGATCTGCTCGAGTGCCTGACCCTCGCCCGCGAGGCCAAGGCGGAAGACACGTGGTAGCCGCGGCAGGATCTCTGTCCACGACCGTCCCGTAACGATCCCAGTCGAGGGGCCGCCCGTGCCGATCGCGCCACTGCTTTCCGGACCCGTCCGCGTTCTGGTCGTCGCGACCATCGCGGCGCTGGCGGCCGGGTGCCGCGACACCAACCAGTACGTTCCGCCGCCGCCGCCGAGCGTCTCGGTGGCGCAGCCGGTCGTGCGCAACGTGACGCGCTACTTCGAGCTCACCGGCAACACCAAGGCGTTCGCGGCCGTCGATCTCGAGGCCCGCGTCCAGGGATTTCTGGAGGGGATCAGCTACACGGACGGGGCCGTGGTGAAGAAGGGCGCGCCGCTCTTCTCCATCCAGCGCAACACCTACGAGGCGCAGCTCAAGCAGGCGCAGGGCGCCCTCGCCGCGCAGCAGGCCGCCCTGGCCAACGCCCAGTCGGAGTATCAGCGCCAGTTCACCCTGGGCCGGCAGGAATTCGCCTCGCAGGCGCGGGTGGAGGATGCCAAGACCAAGCTGGACCAGGCCACCGCCGCTGTGCTGGAGGCGCAGGCCAACCTCGATATCGCCGCGATCAACCTCGGCTACACGCAGGTCTCCGCGCCCTTCGACGGCGTGGTCACCAACCACCTGGTGGATGTCGGGGCGCTCGTCGGCATCAGCGGACCGACCAAGCTGGCGCAGCTCGTGCGCATCGACCCGCTCTACATCTACTTCAACGTCGGCGAGCAGCAGGTCCTGCGGGTCAAGCAGCACCTGCTCGCGACGCAGCGGACGTTGGGCGACCTGTCCAAGATCCCGGTGGAGATCGGCCTGCAGGACGAGGCCGGCTATCCGCATACCGGCAAGCTGGACTACCTCGCGCCGCAGGTGGACCCGTCCACCGGCACGCTGCTGGCCCGGGCGCTCATCGACAACGCCGATCATGCGCTCCTGCCGGGCCTGTTCGTGCGGGTCCGGATCCCGGTCGGACGCGACGACAAGGCCCTGCTGGTCCGCGACGACGCCATCGGGACCAACCAGCAGGGCAGCTACCTGCTCACGGTCGGGGCCGACGACACGGTCTCGCAGCGGGTGGTGACGCTCGGTCCGCGGGACGGGCGCGAACGCGTGATCCAGACGGGGCTCAAACCCGACGAGTGGGTCGTCACGGACGGCATCCAGCGGGCCATCCCGGGGGCCAAGGTCGCGCCCCGGAAGGTGGCGCCGGCCGATGCTTCGGCCGACCCGGCGGCGATCCGGCGGTGAGACGCCGGCCGTCGGCACCCGTCGATCCGCGCTCCCGCCGATCCGGCGGGCCGCCCCTGAGACGCCGGCACCGAGGGTCCACGGCATGATCTCGCGCTTCTTCATCGAGCGGCCGGTCCTGGCCAACGTGCTCGCCCTGGTGATGGTGCTGGTCGGCGCGGTGTCGCTGTTCAACCTGCCCGTGTCGCAATACCCGAACGTCGTCCCGCCGACGGTCCAGGTCACCACGCGCTATCCGGGGGCGAGCGCCCGCACGGTGATCGACACGGTGGCGCTGCCGATCGAGCAGCAGGTCAACGGCGTCGAGGGCATGCTCTACATGCAGTCGACCAGCGCCAGCGACGGCACCTACACCCTCACGGTCACGTTCGCGATCGGCACGGACGGCGACCAGGCCCAAGTGCTGGTGCAGAACCGCGTCGCCATCGCGATGTCGTCGCTGCCGCAGGCGGTGCAGGTGCAGGGCGTCACGACCCAGAAGAAGTCCACCGCGGTCCTGCAATTCGTGACCCTGTCCGCCCCCGATGGGACATTCGACAGCCTGTTCCTGTCGAATTACGGCGTCATCAACGTTCAGAACGAGCTGGCCCGGCTCCCGGGCGTCGGCAACGTCACGGTGTTCGGCGCCGGCCAGTACGCGATGCGGATCTGGCTGGACCCCGACCTCGTGCAGGCCCGGGGTCTCACCCCCGACGCCATCGTCACCATCGTCCAGCAGCAGAGCCAGGAGGTCACCGCCGGGGCCGTGGGCATGCCGCCGGTCCCGGCCGGCCAGGATTTCCAGTACACCCTCAACGTCAACGGGCGGCTGAACGACGCCCCGGACTTCGAGAACATCGTCATCAAGGCGGATGCGCAGGACGGCGGCCGCATCACCCGCCTGCGCGATGTCGGCCGCGTCGAGCTCGGCGCGCAGACCTACAGCCAGTCGTTCACCCTGAACGGTCAGCCCGCCGCCGGCCTCGGCATCTTCCAGCTGCCGGAGGCGAACGCGCTCACGGTGGCGGGGGCGGTCCGCACCCGGATGGGCGAGCTGGCCAAGAGCTTCCCGCCGGGCCTCGTCTACAGCATCCCGTTCGACACGACCGGGTTCGTGCAGGCCTCGATCCACGAGGTCTACACGACGCTGTTCGAGGCCGCCGTCCTGGTCCTGATCGTCATCCTGGTCTTCGTGCAGGACTGGCGCGCCATGCTGGTGCCGGCGACGACGGTCCCGGTGACGATCATCGGCGCCTTCGCGGCGATGGCGGCGATGGGCTTCAGCGTGAACCTCTCGACGCTGTTTGCCATCGTGCTGGCCATCGGCATCGTGGTGGACGATGCCATCGTGATCGTCGAGGGCGTCGCCCACCATATCGACCAGGGGCTCTCGCCCCGGGCGGCGGCCGAGAAGGCGATGGAGGAGCTGTTCGGCCCGATCATCGGCATCACCCTGGTGCTGATGTCGGTCTTCGTGCCGGCCGCGTTCCTGCCCGGCCTGACCGGGCAGCTCTACAAGCAGTTCGCCCTGGTGATCGCCGCCACCGCCCTGATCAGCGCGGTCAACGCCGCCACGTTGAAGCCGACCCAGTGCGCCCTGTGGCTGCGCAAGCCGGTCCCGCCTGAGGAGCGCAACGTGTTCTACCGCGGCTTCAACCGCGTCTACGGCGTCGCCGAGGGCTGGTACGCAAGGCTGATCGGCCACATGGTCCGGCGCAGTGGCGTCATGGTCGCCGTCGCGCTCCTGCTGATCGGCCTGGCCGGATGGGGGCTGACCCGCCTTCCGACCGCGTTCCTGCCGACCGAGGACCAGGGCTACGTCCTCATCGGGGCGCAGCTGCCGGACGGCGCCTCGAAGGAGCGCACCGACGCGGTGATGCAGCGGATCAGCGCGCACGCGAAGGCGACGCCCGGCGTGGACAACGTGCTCACCATCAGCGGCATCTCGGTCCTCGATGCCAACGCCACCCTGCCCAACGCCGGCGTCGCCTACGTCGTGCTCAAGGATTGGGGTGCCCGGGGCAAGGAGAAGGGCCAGGACCTGCGCAGCCTCTACGAGCGCTTCAACGCGATGCTGGAGGGGGTGGAGGGCGCCTCGACCTTCGTGCTCATCCCCCCGCCGATCCAGGGCATCGGCAATGCCAGCGGCTTCACCATGCAGGTGGAGTTGCGCAACGGCGACTTCGACTACCCGCTGCTGGAAAGCCTCGCCCGGACGATCGTCGCCGACGGGACCGCGCAATCCGGGCTGCAGAAGCTCAACACCTCGTTCCGGGCCGGCGTGCCGCAGATCGCGATCGCGGTGGACCGGATCAAGGCCGAGGCCCTGGGCGTGACGGTCGGACAGGTGTTCTCGACGCTGTCGAGCTACGTCGGATCGTCCTACGTCACGCAGTTCAACAAGTTCGGCCGGACCTTCCAGGTCTACGTGCAGGCCGCGCCCGATTACCGGCTGCGCCCGGAGGACATCCAGAACCTGAAGGTGCGCGCCGGCAACGGCGTCATGGTGCCGCTCGGCACCGTCGTCGAGATCAAGTCGGTGCAGGGCCCATCCCTGATCAGCCTCTACAACCTCTACCCGACGGCCACGATCGTGGGTGGGGCGGCCCCCGGCTTCAGCTCCGGGCAGTCGCTGGACCTGATGCAGCAGATCGCCGCGAAGGTGCTGCCGCCGGGCACGGGCTACGACTGGACGGCGATGTCGTATCAGGAGAAGGCCGTGGGCTCCCAGATCTACTGGGTGTTCGCGCTGGCCATCGTGCTCGTCTACCTCGTGCTGGCCGGGCAGTACGAGAGCTGGATCCTGCCGCTGGCGGTCCTGCTCGGCGTGCCGCTGGCGCTCCTGGGGACGGTCGGGGCCCTGCTGTCGCTCGGCGTCGCCAACAACCTCTACACGCAGATCGGCCTGATCCTGCTGATCGCGCTGGCGAGCAAGAACGCCATCCTGATCGTCGAGGTCGCCCGCGAGAAGCGGCAGGCCGGGCTCGACATCGCGGCGGCGGCCGTGGAGGCGGCGCGGCTGCGTTTCCGCCCGATCCTGATGACCTCGTTCGCCTTCATCCTCGGCGTGCTGCCGCTGGTCACCGCCACCGGGGCGGGGGCGGCGGCGCGCAAGTCGATCGGCATCGCGGTGTTCAGCGGCATGCTCGCCTCGACCTGCCTGGCGGTGCTGTTCGTGCCGTCCTTCTACGTCATCCTGCAGCGCCTCGAGGAGCGCCGCGCGCGGGGCCCGCGGCCCGCACCGGCCGGGACGGTCGCGGCGGTCTCGGAGAGCCCCTGACCGCCATGACGCCCGGCCGGGATCTCAGGAGCGACGCGGATGCGTCGAAGCCTGTCCGCCGCCGTAGCGATTCGCGTCATTCGTCGCGCGGTCGAAACGCCTATCTCAACGCGCAACAATAGACCTCGCACTCGCCCTTCCCCTTGAGGGCGACCTTGCCGACGGGACGGATCGCGCCGCCATCCTGCACCCGGGTCGAGGCCTCCTCCGACAGGTGGACGGCGCATCCGTCGCCGAGCGCACAGAGGCGGGCGGCGACGTTCACGGTGTCGCCCCAGAGATCGAAGGTGAACTTGGACCGGCCGACGATGCCGCCGACGACGGAACCGATGTGGATGCCGGCGCGGATCCGCCAGCCGGTCGGCCCGTCACCCGCGATGGCGACCATGTCCCGGGCGCAGCGCACCGCCGCGGTCACCGGGTCGGCGTGGGGCGACAGCAGGTTGGCGGTCGCCATGAAGGCGTCGCCGATCGTCTTGATCTTCTCCATGCCGTGCGTGTGGGCCACCACCTCGAACGCCTCCGCGAGGCGCTGAACCTCGGCGACCACGGCTTCGGGGCCTTGGGTGTGGCACCACGCCGTGAATCCCACGAGATCGATGAACAGCACCGCGACATCGTCGAAGAGCCGGGGCTTGACCTGCCCGGTGGTCATCAATTCGCTCACCGCCGCCACGGGCAGGATCGCGTGGAGCAGGTCGTCGGCGCGCTTGCGCTGCCGCTCGATGGTTTCGAGATGCGCCATCTCCCGGTCGTGGAGCCGCTTCCGGTCCAGGCACGCGCGGATCCGGGCTTCGAGCAGCACCGGCTCGAAGGGCTTCGGCAGGTAATCCTCGGCCCCCATCTCGATGCAGCGCACGATGCTGCTGATCTCGGTCAGCGCCGAGATCATGACCACCGGGGTATGGCGCAGCCGCTCGTGCGCCTTGATGCGGTCGAGTACGGCGTAGCCGTCGAGGATCGGCATCATCACGTCGAGCAGGACCAGATCGAACGGCTCCGCGTTCAGCAGATCGAGGGCCGCGCGCCCGTTGGCGGCCCGGACGCTCGCATGGCCGAGAAGCTCCAGTTCCTGCTCCAGCAGGTCGAGGTTGAAGGCTTCGTCGTCGACGATGAGGATGCGCGCTGGGTCCACGGGTCTCGCTCTCTCCGGGCCGATGCCACTCTGGGCTGAAGCCTCTCTGGGGCCGCCCGCGCTCAGTCGAGCCAGTGTTGCAGCTTGGCGAACAGCAGGTCCTCGTCGACGGGCTTCGTCATGAAGTCGTCGCAGCCCGCCGCCTTGGCCTTGTCGGCGTCGCCGCTCATCGCGTTGGCGGTGATCGCGATGACGGGAATGCCGGCCGTCGCCGGGTCGGCCTTGATCCGCCGCGTCGCCTCCCAGCCGTCGATGACCGGCAGCGAGAGGTCCATCAGGATCAGGTCCGGGGTGTGGCTCGCGGCCATCGCGACGCCGGCGGCGCCGTCGACCGCCATAACGAGCGCGTAGTCGTCCTCCAGGAGCTGCATCAGCAGGTCGCGGTTGAGCGCGACGTCTTCGACGATGAGGATGGTCTTCATCCGCCGACCTCCTCGGAGGCTGCGTGCGGGCGATCCAGCGGTCCTGCCGCGGCCTTTCCGATGGCAGCGCTCATTGCGTCACCTCGGCCGCCGGGTTGTCCGCCAGCGGCAACGCCCGCCTGACCTCCCGGACCAGGGCGTCGCGGTCGAGACCCTGCTTGTCGATCAGTCCGCGCACGCGCTCCCGGAGCATGCCCTGGTCGGCCGCGTTCAACGACGCCGCCGTTAGGACGACGACGGGGATCGTGCGGCCGACGGGATCGGCCTGGAGATGGTCGAGGAAGGTGAGGCCGTCCATGCCCGGCATCAGCAGGTCGAGGAGGATCACGCTCGGGCGCGCCTGCGCGATGCGCTCGAGGCCCGCGACGCCGTCCGGGGCCCAGTCGATCGTGCAGCCCTCGGTGTCCAGCAGCTGGCGGACGAGGTCGACCACGTTCGGGTCGTCGTCGACTACCAGGATGCGCTCGCTGTTGGGGGCGGCGCGCCCGAGGGCGCCGATCAGCGACTCGCGCTCGAACGGCTTCACGATGTAGTCGCTGGCGCCGAGGTGGAAGCCGAGCTCCTTCTGGTCGACGATCGAGATCAGGATGACCGGGATCTCGCGCGTCAGCGGGTCGGTCTTGAGCGCGTGCAGCACCTGCCACCCGTCCGTGCCCGGCATCATGATGTCGAGGGTGATCGCGCGCGGCTGAAGTGCGCGCGCCTTGCGCAGGCCCTCCTCGGCGTTGGGGGCGCCGACCACCTCGTAGCCGGCGTCCGACAGGTTCTCCTGAAGCAGGTAGACGACGTTCGGATCGTCATCGATCGCGAGCACGAGCCTGGACCCGGTCCGGGGCGCGGCAGCCATCGCGGGCGCCGACGGCTTCGGGCTCGGCTGGAGTTCGAGAGCGCCCTCGACCCGCTGCGGGATGGTGAGGGTGAAGGTCGAGCCCACACCCTCCCGGCTCTCCACCGCCACGTCCCCGCCGAGCATCCGCGCCAGCCGGTGGCTGATGGCGAGGCCGAGCCCGGTGCCGCTGTGGGCGCGGCTCGCGGAGTTGTCGACCTGCTGGAACTCCTCGAAGATCACGGTCAGCGCCGCGTCCGGGATGCCGATGCCCGTATCCGCGACCGCGAGCGCGATCCGGTCTCCGACCGCGCGGGCCCGCAGCGTCACCGAGCCGGTCTCAGTGAACTTGATGGCGTTGCTGAGGAGGTTGATGAGGATCTGCTTGAGCTTTTCCTGGTCGGTGAAGACCGTCTCCGGCAGGCCCTCCACGTCCTTGAGCAGCTGCACGCGCTCGCTCTTGACCAGGGGCTCGACCGTCCGGAGGCAGATGTCGATGGTGGGCTCCAGCGCAAACTGTGCCGCCTTCACCTCCATCCGCCCGGCCTCGACCTTGGCCAGGTCGAGAATGGTGTTAATGAGCGACAGCAGGTGCTCGGAACTCGTCAGGATCTTTTCGAGGTTCTCGAACTGCTTCAGCGGCAACACGTCCTTGGCCCGGCGCATCACCAGCCGCGTGAAGCCGATGATCGCGTTGAGCGGCGTGCGCAGCTCGTGGCTCATGTTGGCGAGGAAGCTGCTCTTGGCCCGGCTCGCGTTCTCCGCGGCGTCCTTGGCCTGACGCAGGTGCTCCTCCGCGCGCTTGCGCTCGATCACCCGCCCGAGCTGGGCGCCGATGTTGCCCATGACCTTCAGCAGCGCCGGATCCGGCGTCTTGGCCTCGCCGGCGAAGAACTCCAGCACCGCCACGACCTCGCGCCCGATCGTGACGGGGAAGGCGAAGGCGGCCCGGATCCCGTCCGCGGCCGCGGCGGGGGGGAGGCCAGGCTCCGGCTCCCCCCGAGGACCCAGGCCGGCGCGCCGGACGCCAGGACCGCCCCGGGAGCCCGACGCCGGCCGAGAGCGGCGTCTGCGCCGTGACGTCCCGGAACCGCGCGAAGCGCTCCGGCGCGTCGCAGTGCCAGAGGCCGGTCGGCACCAGGGTTCCGCTCCCGTCCTCGGCCAAGCGATAGGCGTGCCCGAGGGGCCATCCGGTATGGGCCGCGACCCGATCCAGGCAGAACCGCACGGCGTCCTCTACGGTGGCGGCTTCGTTGGCCGAGGCCGCGGTGACCTGCAGCAGCTCGACGAAGGCCGTCTGCTCCCGGAGCGCGAACTCGGCCGCCTTGCGCTCGGTGATGTCGCTCCACGACTCGACGACCTCGACGGGCTCGCCGTCCGGGCCCCGGACGAGGCGCTGCTCGTCCCGGACCCAGCGATAGGTGCCGTCCTTGCGCAGGAACCGGTACTCGATGACGTTGTGGCCGGTCGCCAGCAGATGCGGGAACTCCGCCAGGACCCGGTCCCGGTCCTCGGGGTGCAGCCGGTCCAGCCAGAATTCGGGGCCGGCGAGGTAATCGCTCGGCTCGTAGCCGAGGAGGTCGCGCACGTTCTCGCTGATGAAGGTCGGCGCGTTGCGGCCGCCCACCTCGAAGCTGCAGATCATCGACGGCGACGCGGTCAGGAGGTAGGTCAACCGCCCCTGCGTCGTGAGCAGGGCCTGCTCGGTGCGCTTGATCTCGGTGACGTCGGTGTAGACCGCGACCGTCCCGCCATCCCGGGTCCGGCGCTCGTTGATCTGGATCCAGCGTCCATCGCGCTGCTGCTGGAGGATCGGCCCGCGCGGGTCGCGGAAACGTGCGAGCCGGCTTTCGAGCCACGCGTCGCCGGTGTCGCCCTCCTCTCGCACGACGCAGCGTTCCGCGGCGGCTCGCGCGATTGCGGAGAACGCTGCCCCCGGGGCGATCACGGCATCGAGGCCGGGATGAAAGTCGCGGAAATGACCGTTGCAGAGGCTGAGGCGGTCTTCGGCATCGAACAGGGCGAAGCCGTCAGAACTGCTCTCGATCGCCTCGATCAGGCGTTGCCGCTCGCCGTCACGCGACGCCGTTTCCATGTCGAAGGCCATCATCTCGTGCCCTTCCGCCTCGAGCTTTCGACGCTGGGTTCCCGGGCCTTCCTCGGACATGAACCCGCGTCATCGATCCATGACATCGAAGCGCGATATCAAGTCACTTTGGAGTGGGGATCCGGAAATCACAATACCGAACGGTTTCTCCATGCGGACTATCGTGAGTCTGCTGTCAGTTTACTGATCTGTTTTCTGGGTTGATGGGTATGGTTCCGGATCGGCCGCCGTATCCGAGCGGTGACGGTCGCCGGTCGTGCCGCTGTAATGACGCGGTGGATGGATCGAGACGCTCGGAATGGGGGGCCTCGCCCACCCATGCCTCCCGCTGCCGATGCTCGGTCAGGGGTGACGAGCGTTATGCCACGACGCGCGCGGGGCGACCGGCGTCGCCGACCTTGTGCGCCATCGGACCGGATCGCCGGCCCTAACATTCAAAGGTGCTGCACATCGATCTTCGGGCGGCGGCTCACTCGGGCAACGATCCGCGACCAGAGCCG encodes:
- a CDS encoding efflux RND transporter periplasmic adaptor subunit, which encodes MPIAPLLSGPVRVLVVATIAALAAGCRDTNQYVPPPPPSVSVAQPVVRNVTRYFELTGNTKAFAAVDLEARVQGFLEGISYTDGAVVKKGAPLFSIQRNTYEAQLKQAQGALAAQQAALANAQSEYQRQFTLGRQEFASQARVEDAKTKLDQATAAVLEAQANLDIAAINLGYTQVSAPFDGVVTNHLVDVGALVGISGPTKLAQLVRIDPLYIYFNVGEQQVLRVKQHLLATQRTLGDLSKIPVEIGLQDEAGYPHTGKLDYLAPQVDPSTGTLLARALIDNADHALLPGLFVRVRIPVGRDDKALLVRDDAIGTNQQGSYLLTVGADDTVSQRVVTLGPRDGRERVIQTGLKPDEWVVTDGIQRAIPGAKVAPRKVAPADASADPAAIRR
- a CDS encoding family 16 glycosylhydrolase → MVDLTGYKLTFDEEFNTRSISQTGAGTTWADIRAQDRGDANADVGFGHSSFVDKGSGYDPFQLQDGALSITAVPDRTSSGVPGSWESGLLTTQGNFSQTYGYFEVRADFSEQVGAWDAFWLLPNQQKADPYNAGQHQELDVVERYGDGPSTVYSTIHTTDQTPNIPWQQNRQVTSVMPDQTGYHTYGMNWQADRISFYVDGQMTGSQATPSDLHSPMYMLVNLATQGGGSNNADLAGVPISSKIDYVRAYSNDPTAAAVKRDTVSSPDGRDPGLYGAAAATSTNTTTAAATTASAERGTTTTATSVASSAASATKPATGSTTGTASGTTNPTNGSAAAPTTSSTVTIAATPKPTVSTAPTGAASPSSVSPNGGVSPAAAPTPAAPTTGSGASRPSAVQNPPVGASSGSTNATPGTSAPTASAAPTTASSTVPAASTTPTTAQSSAPVASTGTAPSATGSGANGATQASTASATPPAATSTTSASGSATPTTGSTAASAPASTGSGTGPAGGSATTGSPSTTLSAAPAAPTPNAAGTTPSTVTASAPTSAASSAVSSTSGGSHTTASAPSQTAAETTHSGGATHSGGATLAATGSAPPPTTVGAAPQAPAPTTNSAGTANLSASPVSGQSAAASTTPANGMAHTPTAGPSAAAPAALDTTAVTTPPGGSGANGVASPASVVPVASSATVQPAMATAPTNPASTVAPGSGGTARPVLGSATRSPAGTQNPYPPTGNPIAAAPTAPINPGSVTSASPAASAGATSPQGPAVPAVSKAPTYETFSVPESQRKAAIALMAKINKGEASAPATTDWFTKLSNILMHLW
- a CDS encoding efflux RND transporter permease subunit → MISRFFIERPVLANVLALVMVLVGAVSLFNLPVSQYPNVVPPTVQVTTRYPGASARTVIDTVALPIEQQVNGVEGMLYMQSTSASDGTYTLTVTFAIGTDGDQAQVLVQNRVAIAMSSLPQAVQVQGVTTQKKSTAVLQFVTLSAPDGTFDSLFLSNYGVINVQNELARLPGVGNVTVFGAGQYAMRIWLDPDLVQARGLTPDAIVTIVQQQSQEVTAGAVGMPPVPAGQDFQYTLNVNGRLNDAPDFENIVIKADAQDGGRITRLRDVGRVELGAQTYSQSFTLNGQPAAGLGIFQLPEANALTVAGAVRTRMGELAKSFPPGLVYSIPFDTTGFVQASIHEVYTTLFEAAVLVLIVILVFVQDWRAMLVPATTVPVTIIGAFAAMAAMGFSVNLSTLFAIVLAIGIVVDDAIVIVEGVAHHIDQGLSPRAAAEKAMEELFGPIIGITLVLMSVFVPAAFLPGLTGQLYKQFALVIAATALISAVNAATLKPTQCALWLRKPVPPEERNVFYRGFNRVYGVAEGWYARLIGHMVRRSGVMVAVALLLIGLAGWGLTRLPTAFLPTEDQGYVLIGAQLPDGASKERTDAVMQRISAHAKATPGVDNVLTISGISVLDANATLPNAGVAYVVLKDWGARGKEKGQDLRSLYERFNAMLEGVEGASTFVLIPPPIQGIGNASGFTMQVELRNGDFDYPLLESLARTIVADGTAQSGLQKLNTSFRAGVPQIAIAVDRIKAEALGVTVGQVFSTLSSYVGSSYVTQFNKFGRTFQVYVQAAPDYRLRPEDIQNLKVRAGNGVMVPLGTVVEIKSVQGPSLISLYNLYPTATIVGGAAPGFSSGQSLDLMQQIAAKVLPPGTGYDWTAMSYQEKAVGSQIYWVFALAIVLVYLVLAGQYESWILPLAVLLGVPLALLGTVGALLSLGVANNLYTQIGLILLIALASKNAILIVEVAREKRQAGLDIAAAAVEAARLRFRPILMTSFAFILGVLPLVTATGAGAAARKSIGIAVFSGMLASTCLAVLFVPSFYVILQRLEERRARGPRPAPAGTVAAVSESP